From Nitrospirota bacterium, one genomic window encodes:
- the argB gene encoding acetylglutamate kinase, with the protein MNKLIKKADVLIEALPYIRTFKGKTIVIKYGGHAMTDAVLKERFAQDVVLLKYVGLNPVIVHGGGPQIDKMLHRLGIEAKFRHGVRVTDDATMEIVEMVLAGKINMEIVDLLNRHGGLAVGLSGKDGGLILSRPLTAKAWAASLEKDLDDGDGDEDFGCVGEVQSIDPTLVRKLQQDHYIPVIAPIGTNREGNTYNINADLVAGAMAAALGAEKLVMMTDVKGIRDANGRHLSTVSRKDVQRMVKKGTISEGMLPKVHACLDALGGGVGKAHIIDGRISHAILLEVFTRKGIGTEITA; encoded by the coding sequence ATGAATAAACTCATCAAGAAAGCGGACGTGCTGATCGAAGCGTTGCCCTACATTCGGACATTCAAAGGCAAAACCATCGTGATTAAATATGGCGGTCATGCCATGACCGATGCGGTCCTAAAAGAGCGCTTCGCCCAGGATGTCGTGCTCTTGAAATATGTGGGCCTCAATCCGGTCATCGTGCATGGCGGGGGGCCCCAGATCGACAAGATGCTCCACCGCTTGGGCATTGAAGCCAAGTTTCGCCATGGGGTGCGGGTTACCGATGATGCCACAATGGAAATCGTGGAGATGGTGTTGGCCGGTAAGATCAATATGGAAATCGTGGACCTCCTGAATCGCCATGGCGGCCTCGCAGTCGGTTTGAGCGGAAAGGACGGCGGACTCATCCTGTCTCGGCCACTCACGGCCAAAGCCTGGGCAGCGAGTCTGGAAAAAGATCTCGATGACGGCGATGGGGACGAGGATTTTGGCTGTGTCGGAGAAGTCCAGTCTATCGATCCCACGTTGGTACGGAAGCTCCAGCAGGATCACTACATTCCCGTCATCGCGCCAATCGGCACCAACCGTGAAGGGAACACCTACAACATTAATGCCGATCTCGTGGCAGGAGCGATGGCCGCCGCGCTCGGTGCGGAAAAGCTGGTGATGATGACCGATGTGAAGGGTATTCGCGATGCAAATGGACGCCATCTCTCCACGGTCTCACGCAAAGACGTGCAGCGGATGGTGAAGAAAGGCACGATCAGCGAAGGGATGTTGCCCAAGGTGCATGCCTGCCTGGATGCGCTGGGTGGCGGCGTCGGCAAAGCCCATATCATCGACGGTCGAATATCCCATGCCATTCTCCTCGAAGTATTCACGCGTAAAGGTATTGGGACCGAGATCACAGCGTAG
- the recR gene encoding recombination mediator RecR codes for MAVDQQGLLARLVRELVRLPGIGQKTAQRLAFHVLKAEREEALRLAEAIRAVKDGLSFCRQCRNIAEGELCEFCLDPKRDQTRILVVEEPSTTYAIERAGAYRGLYHVLLGALSPLDGVGPSDIRAEELVDRVKRGGIQEVILATSPTIEGEATAIYLTNQLKPLGARVSRIAYGIPVGMDIEYADDVTLLKSIEGRRDL; via the coding sequence ATGGCAGTTGATCAGCAAGGATTACTCGCACGGTTGGTGCGCGAATTAGTCCGTCTCCCCGGCATCGGACAAAAGACGGCGCAGCGATTGGCCTTTCACGTCTTGAAGGCCGAGCGTGAAGAGGCACTCCGCTTGGCTGAGGCGATTCGTGCCGTCAAGGATGGCCTCTCCTTTTGCCGACAATGCCGGAACATCGCCGAGGGGGAACTCTGTGAGTTTTGTCTCGACCCTAAACGGGACCAGACAAGAATCCTCGTGGTCGAAGAACCGAGTACGACCTATGCCATCGAGCGAGCAGGTGCGTACCGCGGCTTGTATCATGTGTTACTCGGCGCCTTGTCTCCGTTGGATGGAGTTGGACCATCCGATATTAGGGCTGAGGAGCTGGTCGATCGGGTGAAGCGTGGAGGCATTCAGGAGGTCATTCTCGCGACGAGTCCGACGATCGAGGGGGAGGCAACCGCCATCTATCTGACGAACCAACTCAAACCTCTCGGGGCCCGTGTTTCACGTATCGCCTATGGCATCCCGGTCGGGATGGATATCGAATATGCCGACGACGTCACATTGCTGAAATCGATCGAAGGCCGCCGGGATCTCTAG
- the trmFO gene encoding methylenetetrahydrofolate--tRNA-(uracil(54)-C(5))-methyltransferase (FADH(2)-oxidizing) TrmFO — protein sequence MRDDIVIIGGGLAGSEAAWQAANRGAKVTLYEMRPKETTKAHKTGGLAELVCSNSLGSTDPMNAPGILKEEMRHLNSLIIRAADEARVPAGSALAVDRDLFSLKITQALEGHQNIRILREEITDIPTDCLCIVATGPLTSDKLSQAIAQLTHTKHLYFYDAISPIVDTDSINMDVVFLASRYGKGGDDYLNCPMDEATYNAFYEALLAAEKVQPKEFEKTAYFEGCIPIEVMAERGRQTMQFGPLKPVGLENPKTGKRAYAVVQLRTENAHRSCYNLVGFQTKLTYGEQKRVFRMIPGLEQAEFLRYGSLHRNTFINSPSLLRNTLQFKARGTLFFAGQLVGVEGYVDSAAMGGLAGINAARGLAGLPLVTPPPTTAHGCLTTYITTADPRHFQPMNTNFGLFPPLATATRDKESKRRLTGQRALEDLTAWMTQSEIS from the coding sequence ATGCGCGACGACATTGTCATTATCGGGGGCGGTCTGGCCGGATCGGAGGCAGCGTGGCAGGCGGCCAATCGTGGCGCAAAAGTAACGCTCTATGAGATGCGCCCAAAGGAAACGACGAAGGCCCACAAGACTGGCGGTTTGGCAGAGTTAGTCTGTTCGAATTCGCTCGGCTCTACGGATCCGATGAATGCTCCCGGCATTTTGAAAGAGGAAATGCGCCACCTCAACTCGCTGATTATCCGGGCAGCAGATGAAGCGCGGGTGCCGGCAGGATCGGCCCTGGCCGTCGATCGGGACCTGTTTTCGCTCAAGATTACCCAGGCGCTCGAAGGCCATCAGAACATTCGCATTCTGCGTGAGGAGATCACAGACATTCCAACGGACTGTCTCTGTATTGTGGCGACCGGGCCTCTGACCTCCGACAAATTGTCTCAGGCCATCGCGCAATTGACTCATACGAAACATTTATATTTTTACGATGCGATCTCTCCGATCGTGGATACGGATTCCATTAATATGGACGTCGTCTTCCTTGCCTCCCGTTATGGCAAGGGCGGAGACGACTATCTCAACTGCCCGATGGACGAAGCGACCTACAATGCCTTTTACGAAGCCTTACTGGCCGCGGAGAAAGTGCAACCGAAAGAATTCGAAAAGACCGCCTACTTCGAAGGCTGCATCCCCATCGAAGTGATGGCCGAGCGAGGCCGTCAGACCATGCAGTTCGGTCCATTGAAACCGGTGGGCCTGGAGAATCCCAAGACGGGGAAGAGAGCCTATGCGGTGGTGCAGCTCCGGACAGAAAACGCCCATCGTTCCTGTTACAACCTCGTGGGGTTCCAGACGAAGCTAACCTATGGGGAGCAGAAGCGGGTGTTTCGAATGATTCCAGGCCTCGAACAAGCGGAGTTTCTCCGCTACGGCAGCCTCCATCGCAATACCTTCATCAATTCTCCCTCTTTGCTGCGCAATACCCTCCAGTTCAAGGCGCGAGGCACCCTCTTCTTTGCCGGACAGCTGGTCGGAGTCGAGGGCTATGTGGACTCCGCCGCGATGGGAGGGTTGGCCGGCATCAATGCGGCTCGCGGTTTGGCAGGGTTGCCATTGGTCACCCCTCCACCCACCACGGCGCATGGCTGCTTGACGACCTACATTACCACCGCAGACCCTCGTCATTTTCAGCCGATGAATACGAATTTCGGGCTCTTTCCTCCCCTTGCCACTGCGACGAGAGATAAAGAGAGTAAGCGACGGCTCACAGGGCAACGGGCGCTTGAGGACTTGACGGCATGGATGACGCAATCCGAAATTTCATGA
- a CDS encoding gamma carbonic anhydrase family protein, producing MIRTFQGIKPIVPTSCFIEETGIVIGDVVLGEQCSVWFHAVIRGDVHYIRIGDRTNVQDLCMLHVSHDTHPLIIGNEVTIGHGVILHGCTIHDRVLIGMGAIIMDGAVIGEDSVVGAGALITEQTIVPPNSLVLGSPAKVKRSVTAEELAWIKSSAENYVKYASQYLDNTSKSKPGFRI from the coding sequence ATGATCCGCACTTTTCAGGGCATCAAACCCATTGTCCCGACCTCCTGTTTTATCGAAGAGACCGGGATCGTCATCGGGGATGTCGTGTTGGGCGAACAGTGCAGCGTCTGGTTCCATGCTGTCATTCGCGGGGATGTACATTATATCCGGATCGGTGACCGGACCAACGTGCAGGACCTCTGCATGTTGCATGTCTCCCACGACACCCATCCGCTCATCATCGGCAATGAGGTGACCATCGGCCATGGCGTGATCCTCCACGGTTGCACGATTCACGATCGCGTGCTGATCGGCATGGGCGCCATCATTATGGATGGCGCTGTGATCGGAGAAGATTCTGTCGTCGGGGCTGGTGCCTTGATCACAGAACAGACCATCGTTCCACCCAATAGCCTAGTCCTTGGATCACCGGCAAAGGTCAAACGGTCGGTCACAGCGGAAGAGCTTGCCTGGATTAAGTCGTCAGCGGAGAACTATGTGAAGTACGCCAGCCAGTATTTAGACAATACGTCAAAATCAAAACCAGGCTTCAGAATTTAG
- a CDS encoding M20/M25/M40 family metallo-hydrolase — protein sequence MANQHVRITRHLEALVGERHPETSPRALRRAAHYLATQFSKSQWSTSSQFVNAWGKTYRNVVATKYPRRPRQGEALAPLLIGAHYDTVSGSPGADDNASGLVVLLEVASWLSQTPLARPVWLVAFCLEEQDRLGSQAFASRLKEEGRELAGAIILECVGFARTEAETQQAPPGVPIAVPTQGDFLAMVGNEASKALVLQLEQDARQQEPRLKTLSLLVPGRGEDIPHTRRSDHASFWDAGYPAVMLTDTANFRNPHYHRETDTMDTLNLEFLSNVAATVTATVLHIAGARP from the coding sequence GTGGCGAACCAGCACGTTCGAATCACCCGCCATCTTGAAGCCCTCGTGGGCGAGCGTCATCCTGAGACGAGCCCTCGCGCGCTTCGAAGGGCGGCGCATTATCTAGCCACGCAATTTTCCAAGTCTCAATGGTCCACCAGCAGCCAGTTCGTCAATGCCTGGGGCAAGACCTATCGCAATGTTGTGGCGACGAAATATCCTAGACGACCGAGACAGGGAGAGGCGTTAGCCCCACTCCTGATTGGAGCCCACTACGATACTGTATCCGGATCACCAGGCGCGGACGATAATGCCAGCGGACTCGTGGTCCTTCTCGAAGTGGCTTCATGGCTCAGCCAGACACCTCTTGCGCGACCGGTCTGGCTCGTCGCCTTCTGTCTCGAAGAACAAGATCGGTTGGGGAGTCAGGCCTTTGCGTCCCGCCTGAAAGAGGAAGGCCGTGAATTGGCCGGTGCCATTATCCTGGAATGTGTCGGGTTTGCCAGAACCGAGGCTGAGACGCAGCAGGCTCCACCAGGAGTCCCGATCGCAGTACCGACCCAGGGAGATTTTCTGGCCATGGTAGGCAACGAGGCATCCAAGGCGTTGGTGCTCCAACTTGAACAGGATGCCCGGCAACAGGAGCCCCGGCTCAAGACCCTGTCATTGCTCGTGCCAGGGCGAGGAGAGGACATCCCTCATACCAGACGCAGCGACCATGCCTCGTTCTGGGATGCCGGCTATCCGGCTGTGATGTTGACCGATACGGCAAATTTTAGAAATCCGCATTACCATCGTGAGACCGATACCATGGACACTTTGAATCTTGAGTTTCTCTCCAACGTAGCAGCAACCGTCACCGCTACTGTCCTTCACATCGCCGGAGCACGACCATGA
- a CDS encoding tyrosine recombinase XerC, translated as MDDAIRNFMTFLNLERHASPETVRNYGSDLRQFHTFMKAERPGLSTLIPSTVTTESVRAYLHWLDRKHEKSTSIARKLAALRSFYRFLQREAIVVLNPAETIRTPKQPKHLPRVLTKDDAAALMDFPAGQTGSSLRDCALLETLYSTGARVSELVGINLEDLRLSEGLVHLRGKGRKERIVPIGAVALKAIHSYRASLKPSALSSQPSDPVFLNVRGGRLTTRSVARIVACYSNRLAGGSVSPHTLRHSFATHLLDEGADLRSIQEMLGHVSLSTTQKYTHLATDQLLAVYDKTHPRAGRSASGRVIKDDEA; from the coding sequence ATGGATGACGCAATCCGAAATTTCATGACCTTCCTGAACCTGGAACGTCACGCATCGCCTGAAACCGTCCGCAACTATGGGTCGGATCTCCGACAGTTTCACACGTTCATGAAGGCGGAACGTCCCGGCCTCTCTACGCTCATTCCCTCTACGGTAACCACAGAGTCTGTTCGGGCCTATCTTCACTGGTTGGACCGCAAACATGAAAAGAGCACGTCGATAGCCCGAAAGCTTGCGGCTCTCCGCAGCTTCTATCGCTTTCTCCAACGAGAGGCCATCGTCGTCCTCAATCCTGCCGAGACCATCAGGACGCCGAAACAGCCGAAACATCTTCCGCGTGTGTTGACTAAGGACGACGCCGCTGCACTGATGGACTTTCCTGCCGGCCAAACAGGATCGTCCCTCCGGGACTGTGCGCTGCTGGAGACGCTCTATTCGACCGGGGCGCGCGTGAGTGAGCTCGTGGGGATCAACCTTGAAGATCTGCGGCTGTCCGAGGGACTGGTCCACCTGCGAGGGAAAGGCCGGAAAGAACGCATCGTACCGATCGGAGCTGTGGCCCTCAAGGCCATCCACAGCTATCGTGCGTCCTTGAAACCATCAGCCCTCAGCTCTCAACCATCGGACCCTGTCTTTTTGAATGTGCGAGGGGGCCGGCTGACGACTCGGAGTGTGGCTCGTATCGTAGCCTGTTATTCGAACCGGCTTGCCGGCGGCTCCGTGAGCCCCCACACGCTGCGGCATTCCTTTGCCACCCATCTCCTCGATGAAGGGGCCGATCTGCGGTCGATTCAAGAAATGCTGGGGCATGTGTCATTAAGCACAACACAGAAATATACGCACCTGGCGACGGATCAGCTCCTCGCCGTATACGACAAGACACATCCGCGAGCCGGTCGTTCGGCCAGCGGTCGTGTTATAAAAGACGACGAGGCATGA
- a CDS encoding AsmA family protein, whose protein sequence is MKILIGLGVLVIVVAAAIFSLPFLVDLNKYQDQYKPLLEEALNRKVQLQDIRLTIWPRIGARVAGFAVLDDPAFGATPFTSLTSLEIGVKLRALLSGKVEVEEITLRDPVITVIKNKNGVLNVSTIGRTGVQTPEAPSRAPIPSTDGPLKILALLAVDRVSIAGGKLTYRDLSAAKPTEYVLQDLELLLQSVRLGQTPSIHVATLVQPFNMPVTVDGTFGPLKETTDIDAINLRLGLGKTEFTITGKTVGQNATVNMNSPVINTANLPMALPLKKPVDITDVKIAAEVKGQEAKLNNLSFQMFDGQVKGQGAVIAGSDAPPFKSTVTIQGLQLGPALEAVATTQMSISGTAGADLALQGRGFSMPDLTTFLEGTSHVAVKDGKIEGVNLLQEAVSILNVAGISLDNAKATAFSTIETDLAIKQGMINVQRLLMDSHDFQATGGGTIGFDQTLNLTMNLNLSQDLSQKIASASPVAKFAMKEGRLSLPLIITGTVQAPSYGLDSKALTGKAQEQVKEKVREVIGDLLKGSAKPEELKQKGQDLLKGLLGR, encoded by the coding sequence ATGAAAATTCTTATCGGTTTGGGCGTCCTGGTCATCGTCGTAGCGGCCGCCATCTTCTCCCTGCCCTTTCTCGTCGACCTCAACAAATACCAAGATCAGTATAAGCCGCTGCTCGAAGAGGCGCTCAACCGCAAGGTTCAGTTGCAAGACATCCGCCTGACGATCTGGCCAAGGATCGGTGCACGCGTGGCCGGGTTTGCCGTATTGGACGACCCGGCGTTCGGCGCAACTCCATTTACATCACTCACGTCGCTTGAGATCGGGGTCAAGCTCAGGGCTTTGCTCAGCGGCAAGGTCGAGGTCGAAGAGATCACGCTTCGCGATCCAGTTATTACGGTTATCAAGAACAAGAACGGCGTCCTGAACGTCTCGACCATCGGAAGAACTGGCGTCCAGACTCCTGAAGCTCCGTCCCGGGCGCCGATTCCATCGACTGACGGTCCGCTCAAGATCCTGGCCCTCCTGGCCGTCGATCGCGTCTCCATTGCTGGTGGAAAACTCACCTATCGAGATCTGTCGGCTGCCAAACCAACCGAGTATGTTTTGCAGGACCTGGAGCTCCTCCTTCAGTCCGTTCGTCTCGGCCAAACCCCGAGCATCCATGTTGCCACGCTCGTTCAGCCGTTCAACATGCCTGTGACCGTCGACGGTACCTTTGGCCCGTTGAAGGAAACCACGGACATCGATGCGATCAACCTCCGGCTCGGGCTGGGAAAGACTGAGTTCACCATCACGGGAAAGACTGTCGGCCAGAATGCGACCGTGAACATGAATTCGCCGGTGATCAATACCGCGAACCTCCCGATGGCGCTCCCGCTCAAGAAGCCGGTCGACATCACTGATGTGAAAATTGCAGCCGAAGTGAAGGGGCAAGAAGCCAAACTGAATAACCTCTCCTTCCAAATGTTTGATGGACAGGTCAAAGGACAGGGCGCCGTGATCGCAGGATCCGATGCTCCGCCGTTCAAGAGCACCGTGACGATCCAAGGACTCCAGCTCGGGCCAGCCCTTGAGGCCGTTGCGACGACGCAAATGTCGATCAGCGGAACGGCAGGAGCCGACCTTGCGCTCCAAGGCCGCGGCTTTTCCATGCCGGACCTCACCACGTTCCTGGAAGGGACCAGCCACGTTGCCGTCAAAGATGGGAAGATCGAGGGCGTGAACCTTCTCCAGGAAGCGGTCTCGATACTCAATGTCGCCGGCATCTCGCTCGACAATGCCAAGGCCACAGCATTCTCGACGATCGAAACGGACCTCGCCATCAAGCAAGGCATGATCAATGTGCAGCGCCTCTTGATGGACAGTCATGACTTTCAAGCTACGGGGGGAGGCACCATCGGGTTCGATCAGACGCTCAACTTGACCATGAACCTCAATCTCTCGCAGGATTTGAGTCAGAAGATTGCCAGCGCGTCTCCTGTCGCCAAATTCGCGATGAAAGAAGGCCGCTTGAGTCTTCCGCTAATTATCACCGGGACCGTCCAGGCCCCGTCGTATGGACTCGACTCCAAAGCGCTGACGGGGAAGGCCCAAGAACAGGTGAAGGAGAAAGTGCGTGAGGTGATCGGCGATCTCCTTAAAGGCTCGGCGAAGCCAGAAGAACTCAAGCAAAAAGGCCAGGATCTGTTGAAAGGACTCTTGGGTCGATAG
- a CDS encoding TraR/DksA C4-type zinc finger protein, which translates to MKASPSTKRISPTPSAAKPVATKRKAKTSAPGDKYAAIRRDLEQQRRIILAEAVEGLANPNGQEALPDVSDQASAEADQNFSMRIREREQRLVKKIDEALGRIDQNIYGICERCEEEIPYPRLKARPVTTLCIDCKTLEEQEEKARR; encoded by the coding sequence ATGAAAGCAAGCCCTTCCACCAAGCGCATCTCGCCCACTCCCTCAGCGGCGAAACCGGTTGCTACTAAACGCAAAGCCAAGACATCGGCTCCTGGGGATAAATATGCGGCCATTCGGCGTGATCTCGAGCAACAGCGACGGATCATCTTAGCGGAAGCGGTCGAGGGCTTGGCCAATCCAAACGGGCAAGAGGCGCTCCCGGATGTGAGCGATCAGGCCTCTGCGGAAGCCGACCAGAATTTCTCGATGAGGATCCGTGAGCGCGAGCAACGGCTGGTCAAAAAGATAGACGAAGCACTTGGTCGAATCGACCAGAACATCTACGGCATCTGTGAGCGCTGCGAAGAAGAGATCCCCTACCCGAGACTCAAAGCCCGCCCAGTCACTACCCTCTGCATCGATTGCAAGACCCTCGAAGAGCAGGAAGAGAAAGCTCGGCGGTAA
- the dnaX gene encoding DNA polymerase III subunit gamma/tau, with protein sequence MDYQVSARKYRPGTFDDVIGQPHVVQTLVNSIATKRIAQAYLFSGTRGVGKTTVARILAKALNCERGQTGTPCGTCSNCLEIAQGTSVDVMEIDGASNTSVDDVREIRENVKFAAFRGKYRVYIIDEVHMLSNSAFNALLKTLEEPPPHVVFIFATTEIHKIPATILSRCQHYNFRRIARAEIVERLRHVVNQDQIVLEERSLMALARASEGSMRDGLSLLDQAVAFGGKTIVHADLEALLGAVPQELVRAMIQAITAQESAGALRVLAQLLDQGHDLRAYCAEVVEYLRNMLVVSVVPSPQEQQGLIEAAAEDLAQMATDARSFTPEQLQELFAIFTQAEDSLRLSTHPRFVLETAAVRATRLLRRAEEKPAQVVPPAQTARPTQPAPARTGPPPAPTRSAEPTLSSPPPRTSQSTPPLPTTPMPLRPAVTTNPAPPRSLPTNPPTARPPVPAVEVNTSSPSIAPSAEDGRAVVTLNWEQVQEEVANVSSRIAAFLERGRFVGIDGHVVTIGFAKQATGARGMIENADNMAVLTSICERLSGQTVRVRIVELTESDPPGQTMAQLRATKEKEQKQVLFEQAKAHPVVKQALEMFGAELAEVRPVASQKEVET encoded by the coding sequence ATGGATTACCAAGTTTCAGCCAGAAAGTACCGGCCGGGCACGTTCGATGACGTGATCGGGCAGCCACATGTCGTGCAGACGCTGGTCAATTCCATCGCCACGAAACGTATTGCCCAAGCATATCTTTTCTCAGGTACCCGCGGCGTAGGGAAAACCACCGTCGCAAGAATTCTGGCCAAAGCGCTCAATTGCGAACGGGGGCAGACCGGCACGCCTTGCGGTACCTGCTCTAACTGTCTCGAGATTGCGCAAGGCACCTCCGTCGACGTCATGGAGATCGACGGAGCGTCCAATACAAGCGTGGACGATGTGCGCGAGATCCGTGAGAACGTCAAGTTCGCCGCATTTCGCGGGAAATACCGAGTCTACATCATCGACGAAGTACACATGTTGTCGAACTCGGCCTTCAACGCCCTCTTGAAGACGCTGGAAGAGCCGCCACCGCACGTCGTGTTCATCTTTGCCACCACCGAGATTCACAAAATTCCGGCGACAATTCTTTCTCGCTGCCAGCATTACAACTTCCGGCGCATTGCGCGGGCTGAAATCGTCGAGCGGCTGCGACATGTGGTCAATCAGGACCAGATCGTGCTCGAAGAGCGAAGCTTGATGGCGCTCGCCCGGGCCAGCGAAGGCAGTATGCGCGACGGGTTGAGCCTGCTCGACCAGGCTGTAGCGTTCGGCGGCAAGACAATCGTGCATGCGGATCTGGAAGCCTTGTTGGGTGCCGTTCCACAAGAGCTTGTTCGCGCTATGATTCAGGCGATTACGGCACAAGAAAGCGCCGGAGCGCTTCGCGTCCTGGCTCAACTGTTGGACCAAGGACATGATCTGCGGGCCTATTGTGCAGAGGTCGTCGAGTATCTTCGGAATATGCTGGTGGTATCGGTCGTGCCCTCGCCGCAGGAACAGCAGGGCTTAATCGAAGCGGCCGCGGAAGATCTTGCACAGATGGCAACCGATGCCCGCTCCTTCACGCCGGAGCAGCTCCAAGAGCTATTCGCCATTTTCACACAAGCCGAGGACTCGCTCAGGCTCAGCACGCATCCTCGGTTCGTGCTGGAAACAGCCGCGGTGCGTGCAACCAGACTGCTGCGTCGAGCGGAAGAAAAACCGGCGCAAGTGGTCCCGCCAGCCCAGACGGCACGCCCGACTCAGCCGGCTCCGGCCCGCACAGGCCCACCTCCTGCGCCAACTCGTTCTGCAGAGCCAACGCTCTCCTCTCCACCACCTCGAACGTCCCAGTCGACGCCGCCGCTACCGACCACTCCCATGCCCCTGAGGCCTGCCGTCACCACAAATCCGGCGCCTCCGCGAAGTCTTCCCACGAATCCTCCAACCGCCCGACCTCCTGTCCCTGCCGTCGAGGTAAACACTTCGTCGCCTTCGATAGCGCCTTCGGCTGAGGATGGACGAGCGGTGGTGACATTGAATTGGGAGCAGGTCCAAGAGGAAGTGGCGAATGTGTCTTCGAGAATTGCTGCCTTCCTGGAGCGAGGGAGATTTGTGGGCATAGACGGCCATGTCGTGACGATCGGGTTTGCCAAGCAAGCGACAGGGGCCCGAGGGATGATCGAGAACGCTGATAATATGGCGGTACTGACATCGATCTGCGAACGACTGAGCGGCCAAACGGTTCGGGTGCGGATCGTTGAATTGACCGAGTCTGATCCTCCGGGACAGACGATGGCGCAGCTCAGGGCGACGAAGGAAAAAGAGCAAAAACAGGTCCTGTTCGAGCAAGCAAAGGCACATCCGGTCGTCAAACAGGCCCTGGAAATGTTCGGCGCAGAACTCGCAGAAGTCAGGCCGGTAGCGAGCCAGAAGGAGGTCGAGACATGA
- a CDS encoding YbaB/EbfC family nucleoid-associated protein, giving the protein MKNPLANMGNILKQAQAMQAQMAKVQEQASAKTVTGTAGGGSVTVTANGAMQLLGIVIDPEVVKSGDVEMVQDLVMAASNDALQKAREMMANEMKAVTGGMNVPGLF; this is encoded by the coding sequence ATGAAGAACCCGTTAGCGAATATGGGCAATATCCTGAAGCAGGCGCAGGCGATGCAGGCACAAATGGCCAAGGTGCAGGAACAAGCATCGGCGAAGACCGTAACTGGAACAGCGGGCGGTGGCAGCGTGACCGTCACGGCCAATGGGGCCATGCAACTGCTCGGCATCGTCATCGATCCCGAAGTCGTGAAAAGTGGGGACGTGGAGATGGTGCAGGATCTGGTCATGGCCGCGTCGAACGACGCCCTTCAGAAAGCTCGCGAGATGATGGCGAACGAAATGAAAGCCGTGACCGGCGGGATGAATGTTCCCGGACTGTTCTAG
- a CDS encoding DUF481 domain-containing protein, whose protein sequence is MKKGFWLLLLITCLMTTGPVVAADVPAVTEAPTPAPRDVVTLKDGGVLYGEVIEMSGGVLVLKTDAAAGNIVKINWANVSKLAINHPIPFHLKEGTVLIGTATEGPNGTIHVKAEPMKGTMEIPIDSITAMNPLIQPPVIYSGSLTGGYSQTTGNSHLRNASLLGDFVARSEQLRLSINGRYVYGDNANTLIARNARGTIKLDFFITKRFFWFASAYFESDTFQDLKMRTALASGPGYQIVDRGDFTGVLKDMTLYAEAGLSYFNEDFRVSNDASSTRGRGSIKLNWPLLDERVTLYHFSEFYPSLQNTKNYYLTMDNGVRFKLFEGFVSGFQVTTRYNSSPARGTGDTDNMYLMTLGYSFDTTRKR, encoded by the coding sequence ATGAAGAAGGGTTTCTGGCTACTTTTGTTAATAACATGTCTGATGACAACAGGGCCGGTTGTGGCCGCTGATGTTCCAGCAGTGACAGAGGCTCCAACCCCCGCGCCACGCGATGTGGTGACGTTGAAGGATGGCGGAGTGCTCTATGGGGAAGTGATCGAAATGTCCGGCGGGGTGTTGGTGCTGAAGACCGACGCGGCTGCAGGCAATATCGTCAAGATCAATTGGGCCAATGTGTCGAAGTTGGCTATCAATCACCCTATCCCTTTTCACCTCAAGGAAGGGACAGTGTTGATCGGCACGGCCACTGAGGGCCCCAACGGGACCATCCATGTGAAGGCGGAACCGATGAAGGGGACGATGGAAATTCCCATCGATTCGATCACGGCCATGAACCCACTCATCCAACCCCCGGTCATCTATTCGGGCAGCCTGACCGGCGGCTATTCGCAAACAACCGGAAATAGCCATCTGAGAAATGCCAGCCTCCTCGGAGACTTCGTGGCCCGGAGCGAGCAACTCCGCCTTTCGATCAACGGTCGCTACGTCTACGGGGATAACGCGAACACCCTCATCGCTCGAAACGCACGAGGGACGATCAAGCTCGACTTCTTCATTACGAAGCGGTTTTTCTGGTTTGCCTCCGCCTATTTTGAAAGTGATACGTTCCAGGATCTGAAAATGCGAACCGCCCTCGCGAGCGGCCCCGGTTACCAAATTGTCGACCGGGGAGATTTCACCGGCGTCCTGAAGGATATGACGCTTTATGCGGAAGCCGGTCTCTCATACTTCAATGAAGATTTCCGGGTGAGCAACGACGCCTCCTCGACTCGTGGCCGCGGGTCCATCAAATTAAACTGGCCGCTGCTTGACGAGCGCGTTACGCTGTACCATTTCAGTGAATTCTACCCCTCGTTGCAAAACACCAAGAATTACTACCTCACGATGGATAATGGTGTGAGGTTCAAGCTCTTCGAGGGTTTCGTGAGCGGCTTCCAAGTGACGACGCGCTATAACAGCAGTCCGGCAAGGGGCACCGGGGATACGGACAACATGTACCTCATGACCCTCGGATACAGCTTCGATACGACCAGGAAACGGTAG